The Magnolia sinica isolate HGM2019 chromosome 9, MsV1, whole genome shotgun sequence genome contains a region encoding:
- the LOC131256867 gene encoding RING-H2 finger protein ATL13-like translates to MNWVIFQTKSEYNLSPFPSLIPPNNSNPSENDISPSILLIVVVLAVIFFISGLLHLLVRFFYRPSDRDPDDFFNATARQGQLQQLFELHDAGVDQSFLDSLPVFLYKAIIRLKNPFDCAICLCEFKADDKLRLLPKCSHAFHLVCIDTWLLSHSTCPLCRVSLLPEFSSSGRSSNYSTVVPVLESAGCESSREIGSGIDVGRESPNEGTQLSFLGDGDVGGKTEEEARFMPVKLGKFRNADVAVEGGECSNSSNCNLDGRRCFSMGSFEYVLDESSVLQVAIRSPVRKHSKKPSLPLTPGHRAAMSECDCLSSRDVFEGFNAGKGVEIHGDCSVSANATDIGKGKGESFSISKIWLRSKKDKSFVEDSSRRAFSFRLPLQRAAADEMKLKRIGGRRTVSEIDVGWLGRGRGELGLNFGGGSCNGLESLANPPSFGRRTLLWLVGRQNKVVHSSSAAHA, encoded by the coding sequence atGAATTGGGTTATTTTCCAAACCAAATCAGAGTATAATCTTTCTCCTTTCCCATCTCTAATCCCACCAAACAACTCCAATCCATCAGAAAACGATATCAGTCCAAGCATTCTCCTCATTGTAGTAGTCCTAGCAGTCATCTTCTTCATCTCTGGACTTCTCCATCTTCTTGTGAGATTCTTCTACAGGCCTTCTGACAGAGACCCAGATGATTTTTTCAATGCCACTGCACGCCAAGGGCAGCTACAGCAGCTATTCGAACTCCATGATGCAGGGGTAGATCAGTCATTCCTAGACTCTCTTCCTGTTTTCCTCTACAAAGCCATCATAAGATTGAAAAACccatttgattgtgctatctgtTTGTGTGAATTCAAGGCAGACGACAAGCTCCGATTGCTCCCCAAATGCAGCCATGCATTCCATCTCGTTTGCATCGATACATGGCTTCTATCGCACTCGACATGCCCGCTCTGTCGAGTCAGCTTGCTGCCTGAATTCTCTTCGAGTGGCCGCAGCAGCAACTACTCCACCGTCGTTCCTGTTCTTGAGTCGGCAGGCTGTGAGAGCTCGAGAGAGATTGGTTCGGGTATAGATGTGGGCAGAGAAAGCCCGAATGAGGGCACCCAATTGAGTTTTTTGGGAGATGGCGATGTTGGTGGAAAGACGGAAGAGGAGGCAAGATTCATGCCGGTTAAGCTCGGGAAATTTCGGAATGCCGATGTTGCTGTTGAGGGAGGTGAATGTAGTAACAGTAGCAATTGTAATTTGGATGGAAGGAGGTGTTTTTCAATGGGGTCTTTTGAGTATGTGTTGGATGAGAGCTCTGTATTGCAAGTGGCAATACGATCGCCTGTGAGGAAACATAGTAAGAAGCCTTCTCTGCCGTTGACACCAGGCCATCGGGCTGCCATGTCGGAATGCGATTGCCTTTCAAGTAGGGATGTGTTTGAAGGCTTCAATGCtggtaagggagttgagattcatGGAGATTGTAGTGTTAGTGCTAATGCAACTGATATTGGGAAGGGGAAAGGAGAGAGCTTTTCAATTTCGAAGATATGGCTTCGGTCGAAGAAGGATAAGTCATTTGTCGAGGATTCTTCAAGGCGAGCCTTTTCGTTCCGACTGCCTCTGCAACGGGCAGCAGCTGATGAGATGAAGCTAAAGCGGATTGGTGGTAGGAGGACAGTTTCGGAAATCGATGTTGGGTGGTTGGGCAGAGGGAGAGGGGAATTGGGATTGAATTTTGGAGGTGGAAGCTGTAATGGGCTGGAATCTTTGGCAAATCCGCCCTCGTTTGGGAGAAGAACTTTGTTGTGGCTTGTGGGGAGGCAGAACAAGGTGGTGCATTCGTCTTCTGCTGCCCATGCCTGA
- the LOC131256868 gene encoding probable E3 ubiquitin-protein ligase XBOS32 isoform X1, producing the protein MRFLSIMGNSFGCSASGERLVSAARDGDLQEAKALLEYNPRLVRYSTFGVRNSPLHHSAAQGHHEIVSLLLESGVETNLRNYRGQTALMQACLYGHWEVVQTLVLFRANIHKADYLNGGTALHFAALNGHSCCIRLLLADYVPSIPDFWDIIMKRSAQEDSTINFDKGSLDRILNKPADGGITALHMAALNGHFDTVQLLLDLGACVSKVTVKDGTTIDLIGAGSTPLHYAACGGNAQCCQVLISRGASLTAKNANGWTPSMVARSWHRNCLNRILNNNNPEGHLNILPSPYISLPLMSIVKIARECGWRDGDPLPTCVDPCAVCLEMKCTVTAEGCRHEFCTRCALYLCSTNSRSTAGPPGSIACPLCRHGIVSFVKLPGTNPIKEMARMNLSLPSCTPYHSEGPEPASVSTPFCKPEFSCTRITPLSASSFWSLSCQKFPSMKLNSSLCIGAPDTSPSLVTCVSDRRTNSLLGRCSRSSLRRSASHGERRSWFPFNSCAATSNG; encoded by the exons ATGAGATTTCTAAGCATCATGGGCAATTCGTTTGGATGCTCAGCATCAGGAGAGCGTCTGGTATCTGCCGCCAGAGACGGGGATCTTCAGGAAGCCAAGGCTCTGTTGGAATACAATCCCCGCCTTGTGAGGTACTCGACGTTCGGTGTCCGTAATTCCCCCCTTCATCACTCTGCAGCGCAGGGCCACCATGAG ATTGTCTCTCTGTTGCTTGAATCTGGTGTTGAAACCAATCTAAGGAACTATCGTGGGCAG ACTGCTCTAATGCAAGCCTGTCTATATGGTCACTGGGAGGTTGTTCAGACTCTGGTGCTTTTCCGAGCCAAT ATTCACAAAGCAGATTATCTCAATGGAGGTACAGCTCTCCACTTTGCAGCATTGAATGGGCATTCTTGTTGCATCCGTCTCCTCCTTGCCGATTATGTTCCAAGTATACCTGACTTCTGGGACATCATAATGAAAAGATCTGCCCAAGAAGATTCTACAATCAACTTTGACAAGGG TTCTCTTGATAGAATACTTAATAAACCGGCAGATGGAGGCATAACAGCCCTCCACATGGCAGCACTAAACGGCCACTTTGATACTGTACAATTATTGTTGGACTTGGGGGCTTGTGTTTCCAAGGTCACCGTGAAGGATGGGACGACGATTGACCTGATTG GTGCAGGAAGCACACCCCTTCATTATGCTGCTTGTGGTGGAAATGCACAGTGTTGTCAG GTTCTGATTTCAAGGGGAGCCAGCTTGACTGCCAAAAATGCAAATGG GTGGACTCCATCAATGGTTGCTCGTTCGTGGCATAGGAATTGCCTCAACAGGATACTGAATAACAACAATCCAGAAGGCCATTTGAATATTCTCCCTTCGCCATATATATCCCTCCCCCTTATGAGCATCGTTAAAATTGCCAG AGAATGCGGATGGAGGGATGGTGATCCACTTCCAACATGTGTTGATCCATGTGCTGTTTGTTTAGAAATGAAATGCACGGTCACTGCAGAAG GCTGCAGACATGAATTCTGCACCAGATGTGCATTGTACCTTTGTTCTACCAACAGCAGGTCCACGGCCGGCCCACCTGGCTCGATCGCATGCCCTCTCTGTCGGCATGGAATCGTTTCCTTCGTCAAGCTTCCCGGCACAAATCCAATCAAGGAAATGGCACGGATGAACTTATCATTGCCTTCGTGCACCCCATATCATAGTGAAGGTCCAGAGCCTGCTTCAGTGTCGACCCCATTCTGCAAACCCGAATTCAGTTGCACTCGAATCACACCGCTTTCTGCATCTTCCTTTTGGTCCCTCAGCTGCCAGAAGTTCCCATCAATGAAACTCAACTCGAGCCTTTGCATTGGAGCTCCAGATACCAGCCCGTCTTTGGTCACTTGTGTGAGTGATAGGCGAACAAATTCACTATTAGGTAGGTGCTCCAGATCTAGTTTGCGGCGATCGGCTTCTCATGGTGAGAGGCGATCATGGTTCCCCTTCAATTCATGCGCTGCTACTAGCAATGGTTGA
- the LOC131256868 gene encoding probable E3 ubiquitin-protein ligase XBOS32 isoform X2: protein MQACLYGHWEVVQTLVLFRANIHKADYLNGGTALHFAALNGHSCCIRLLLADYVPSIPDFWDIIMKRSAQEDSTINFDKGSLDRILNKPADGGITALHMAALNGHFDTVQLLLDLGACVSKVTVKDGTTIDLIGAGSTPLHYAACGGNAQCCQVLISRGASLTAKNANGWTPSMVARSWHRNCLNRILNNNNPEGHLNILPSPYISLPLMSIVKIARECGWRDGDPLPTCVDPCAVCLEMKCTVTAEGCRHEFCTRCALYLCSTNSRSTAGPPGSIACPLCRHGIVSFVKLPGTNPIKEMARMNLSLPSCTPYHSEGPEPASVSTPFCKPEFSCTRITPLSASSFWSLSCQKFPSMKLNSSLCIGAPDTSPSLVTCVSDRRTNSLLGRCSRSSLRRSASHGERRSWFPFNSCAATSNG from the exons ATGCAAGCCTGTCTATATGGTCACTGGGAGGTTGTTCAGACTCTGGTGCTTTTCCGAGCCAAT ATTCACAAAGCAGATTATCTCAATGGAGGTACAGCTCTCCACTTTGCAGCATTGAATGGGCATTCTTGTTGCATCCGTCTCCTCCTTGCCGATTATGTTCCAAGTATACCTGACTTCTGGGACATCATAATGAAAAGATCTGCCCAAGAAGATTCTACAATCAACTTTGACAAGGG TTCTCTTGATAGAATACTTAATAAACCGGCAGATGGAGGCATAACAGCCCTCCACATGGCAGCACTAAACGGCCACTTTGATACTGTACAATTATTGTTGGACTTGGGGGCTTGTGTTTCCAAGGTCACCGTGAAGGATGGGACGACGATTGACCTGATTG GTGCAGGAAGCACACCCCTTCATTATGCTGCTTGTGGTGGAAATGCACAGTGTTGTCAG GTTCTGATTTCAAGGGGAGCCAGCTTGACTGCCAAAAATGCAAATGG GTGGACTCCATCAATGGTTGCTCGTTCGTGGCATAGGAATTGCCTCAACAGGATACTGAATAACAACAATCCAGAAGGCCATTTGAATATTCTCCCTTCGCCATATATATCCCTCCCCCTTATGAGCATCGTTAAAATTGCCAG AGAATGCGGATGGAGGGATGGTGATCCACTTCCAACATGTGTTGATCCATGTGCTGTTTGTTTAGAAATGAAATGCACGGTCACTGCAGAAG GCTGCAGACATGAATTCTGCACCAGATGTGCATTGTACCTTTGTTCTACCAACAGCAGGTCCACGGCCGGCCCACCTGGCTCGATCGCATGCCCTCTCTGTCGGCATGGAATCGTTTCCTTCGTCAAGCTTCCCGGCACAAATCCAATCAAGGAAATGGCACGGATGAACTTATCATTGCCTTCGTGCACCCCATATCATAGTGAAGGTCCAGAGCCTGCTTCAGTGTCGACCCCATTCTGCAAACCCGAATTCAGTTGCACTCGAATCACACCGCTTTCTGCATCTTCCTTTTGGTCCCTCAGCTGCCAGAAGTTCCCATCAATGAAACTCAACTCGAGCCTTTGCATTGGAGCTCCAGATACCAGCCCGTCTTTGGTCACTTGTGTGAGTGATAGGCGAACAAATTCACTATTAGGTAGGTGCTCCAGATCTAGTTTGCGGCGATCGGCTTCTCATGGTGAGAGGCGATCATGGTTCCCCTTCAATTCATGCGCTGCTACTAGCAATGGTTGA